From the genome of Vitis riparia cultivar Riparia Gloire de Montpellier isolate 1030 chromosome 2, EGFV_Vit.rip_1.0, whole genome shotgun sequence, one region includes:
- the LOC117905542 gene encoding uncharacterized protein LOC117905542, producing MPPRKLVVGSGQKTHPLVWCAAVICVFIALAVIVAGVCVFVGYLVIHPRVPALTVTDARLNRLDFSQAGVMDVQMTVYIRAENHNAKAHASFSDTSLTMSFHEIEIAKLVAYPFDVSKNSSIDFNYVVESSSIPLGSRDMDFVDRSLKEDKIKFDLKGSSKTHWRIGLLGSVTLWCHLNCELRFHPSNSSYIHSYCSSKSK from the coding sequence ATGCCTCCCAGGAAACTAGTCGTCGGGTCCGGCCAGAAAACCCACCCCCTGGTCTGGTGCGCGGCCGTCATCTGCGTCTTCATCGCCCTTGCCGTCATCGTAGCTGGGGTCTGCGTCTTTGTCGGGTACCTGGTGATACACCCCCGGGTACCTGCCTTGACAGTCACAGATGCCCGCCTGAACAGGCTCGACTTCTCGCAGGCCGGCGTCATGGACGTCCAGATGACCGTCTACATCCGCGCTGAAAACCACAATGCCAAGGCGCATGCCTCCTTCTCAGACACCAGCTTGACGATGAGCTTCCACGAAATAGAAATCGCGAAGCTGGTGGCCTACCCTTTCGATGTAAGCAAGAACAgttccattgattttaactaCGTGGTAGAGTCCAGTTCAATTCCGTTAGGGTCACGGGATATGGACTTTGTGGACAGATCGTTGAAGGAAGATAAGATAAAGTTTGATCTGAAAGGGAGTTCAAAAACACACTGGAGAATTGGGCTTCTGGGGTCGGTGACGCTTTGGTGCCATTTGAACTGTGAGCTTCGGTTTCATCCTTCAAATAGTAGTTACATCCATTCATACTGCAGCTCAAAGTCAAAGTGA